The Candidatus Kryptoniota bacterium DNA segment TACTTGCGTGACGGTGCGTATGACAAAGCTAAAAATGAATTCGATATCGTGGTGAAGCAGTATCCGGCGAGCGCTTATGCAGACAGCGCGCAGTACTACCTCGCGGAGACTTATTACGATCGCGAGGAATTTCTGACGGCCGCATTCGAATACCAGAACCTGATCCGTAATTATCCTACGTCCAGACTCGCTCCTCAGGCCCGGTTTCAGGTGGCGAAATGCTATGAGCAACAGTCGCCGAGAGTCGAATTGGACCAGGACAACACGTCCAAAGCGATTGACGCTTTTCAGAGTTTTATAGACTACTATCCCACGAGCCCGCTGGTGAGCGAGGCTGAAAAGGAAATAATGAACCTGAGAAATAAACTTGCGGAGAAAGATTACGCCATAGCGCAACAGTACCAGATTCTTGGATATTACAAAGCGGCGACCGTGTACTACGATGAAATTCTGGATCAGTACCACGATTCGGGTATCGCCGACAAAGCTTCCATCGAGAAAGTAAAAGTTCTGATGATGAGGAAGAAAGACAACGACGCGAAAGCTGCTCTCGAGAAGTTCTATATCATGTTCCCGAATTCCGCACTCAAGACTCAGGCGGACGACCTTGCGAGACAGCTGAACATGTCCGGACAGGTAGGAGTGCAGTAAATGCCCTTACTGATATCGATGCGTCGAAGGGCGGAAGGGAAGCACGACCAAAGTGAATGACGCCGGGTTCGAGCGGAAACCCAAGTCCGTTGGCGAATCGCAGGTGGAAATGATCGAACTTGTTTTGCCAAATGATACCAACCAGCTTGGCAGCCTCCTTGGCGGAAGGTTGATGCACTGGATCGACATCGCCGCGGCAATAGCGGCGAGCAGACACTCCAACCATGTTTGTGTTACAGCGGCCGTCGACGGGATTAGCTTTCTTAATCCGATCAAACTCGGGCAGCTTGTACTCATTAGAGCGAGTGTCAACAGAGTGTTCAACACATCAATGGAGGTTGGAGTGAAGGTTCTTGCCGAGAACCCGTTGACCGGCGAGAGGAAGCATTCCAATTCGGCTTTTCTGACATTCGTGAGCATCGACAATGAAGGCAAGCCTGTGAAATCGGTTCATGTAAAGCCCGAGACTGCGGAAGAGGTTCGTCGTTTTGAGCAGGCGCTATTCCGGCGCGAACAGCGTCTCAAGCATCGTGAGGAGGCAAAGAGAATTTGGTCCGACACCGCCCGCGATCAGGGTTGAACGGATAAAGAAATGGATGACATCGTCGGTCACACTTCGAGGAGGCTCATTGCTCAACTGGCACTTCAAATTGTAATAGTCCTGGCAGCCAGTGGGACCGTTTTCGCCCAAACATACTCTCCCGCGTTTAAGGCAGTCGAATCACAGGCAACCATAGCGCCTCTCGGTCAACTCGTGGTCGGAAATTTCTTCGGGCATACCAGCGTGGCCGCGATTTCAAAATCCGAAAAGGCGATCTATTTCTTTGTGCCTGATTCGATGGAGAACCTGATCCTCACTAATGTCGTTAGCTTGCCTGATACTCCCGTCGCGATTTCGTGCGGCAGCCCGGTGGAGATGGAGAAACCCGATCAGAACCCGGCTACTAGAATTGCTGTCCTCATGAAACCGAACTACGCGTGTCTGGTGCATTTCAGCAAAGATGGTGAGCCGATAGTCTCGCAAGAAATCAAGATCGACTCGCTCTGCACAGGCATAAGG contains these protein-coding regions:
- the bamD gene encoding outer membrane protein assembly factor BamD; this translates as MNFKIIFGVFFLIGFAVLLQSCSSTEEVIIQGAGETFRTGMAYLRDGAYDKAKNEFDIVVKQYPASAYADSAQYYLAETYYDREEFLTAAFEYQNLIRNYPTSRLAPQARFQVAKCYEQQSPRVELDQDNTSKAIDAFQSFIDYYPTSPLVSEAEKEIMNLRNKLAEKDYAIAQQYQILGYYKAATVYYDEILDQYHDSGIADKASIEKVKVLMMRKKDNDAKAALEKFYIMFPNSALKTQADDLARQLNMSGQVGVQ
- a CDS encoding acyl-CoA thioesterase, whose translation is MIELVLPNDTNQLGSLLGGRLMHWIDIAAAIAASRHSNHVCVTAAVDGISFLNPIKLGQLVLIRASVNRVFNTSMEVGVKVLAENPLTGERKHSNSAFLTFVSIDNEGKPVKSVHVKPETAEEVRRFEQALFRREQRLKHREEAKRIWSDTARDQG